The proteins below come from a single Acidovorax sp. NCPPB 4044 genomic window:
- a CDS encoding lytic transglycosylase domain-containing protein: MARPPHRMRQASRVAALYLGLSAGTALAAGAFDCQLPGGAAVLVVGADLAQRFPSIGSACRVALWSPPQDPAPGSSVASAAGSEVRVIRAPAPREIQAAPGGAVAQGMRWQEGGSGRGPGISMKAEALSPIIESAARRHAIDPHLVRAVIQVESAYSPRARSPKGAIGLMQLMPTTAARFGAATEDEIFSPAVNVDVGVRYLRFLADRFGGRTDLVLAAYNAGEGAVIRHGYRVPPYRETRDYVRKVLDLYPPVAAR, encoded by the coding sequence ATGGCCCGGCCTCCGCACCGCATGCGCCAGGCCTCGCGGGTCGCTGCGCTGTACCTGGGGCTCTCCGCCGGCACGGCCCTGGCGGCAGGCGCGTTCGACTGCCAGTTGCCCGGCGGGGCCGCCGTGCTGGTGGTGGGCGCCGACTTGGCGCAGCGTTTCCCATCGATCGGCAGCGCCTGCCGCGTGGCGCTCTGGTCGCCTCCGCAAGACCCTGCTCCCGGCAGCAGCGTGGCCAGCGCCGCGGGTTCCGAAGTGCGTGTGATCCGCGCCCCTGCGCCGCGCGAGATCCAGGCCGCCCCGGGCGGCGCGGTGGCGCAGGGCATGCGCTGGCAAGAGGGGGGCTCGGGGCGCGGGCCCGGCATCAGCATGAAGGCCGAGGCGCTCTCGCCCATCATCGAGTCGGCCGCGCGGCGCCACGCCATCGATCCGCACCTGGTGCGCGCCGTCATCCAGGTGGAATCGGCGTATTCGCCGCGCGCCCGGTCGCCCAAGGGTGCGATTGGCCTCATGCAGCTCATGCCCACCACCGCGGCCCGTTTCGGCGCCGCCACCGAGGACGAAATCTTCAGCCCGGCCGTGAATGTGGACGTGGGCGTGCGCTATCTCCGTTTCCTGGCCGACCGGTTCGGCGGACGCACCGATCTGGTCCTGGCGGCCTACAACGCGGGCGAGGGGGCGGTCATCCGCCACGGCTACCGCGTGCCCCCGTACCGCGAGACCCGCGACTACGTGCGCAAGGTGCTCGATCTCTATCCGCCCGTCGCGGCCCGTTGA
- a CDS encoding class I SAM-dependent methyltransferase, translating to MSLPRTAPNELVYTHGYYAALSPGVIATALESRGLRTPDLQAPLCYFELGMGFGVSLLANAASFPHMRFFGNDFNPAHVAYARDLARDAGLGNVDVFEDGFEELLDRDLPAMDIIVMHGVYSWVSPALRQAIVRFVERRLKPGGVVYVSYNALPGWAPLLPLRELFHLHAAHVAAPDADAAGQLQGALDFIHSLSACGQGYLQSHPAVQERLQHAQAEGPNYALHEYVGPDSHPLYFHQVASEFAPLGLTFAAPAVLAEQVDSACLSDGLRDLLASTADPVLRETLRDYGLDRSFRRDLFVRGPAALSPADQAARLLEREWVLAVQREAVPQCAARDLVAQRLGEGALTDVLDALAAAPARVRDLLSRPALGGLDGAALHEALMLLASSDVVMPALPAALRATARAPVRAFNAAVLARGGSDGTRHLVSGASGLAVEWSAPALWQIRAAQRHAGDPQAIAREMVDAMGGPEVQDFDAMAASAQRYLDRRAPLLRRLEVL from the coding sequence ATGTCACTCCCCCGCACCGCGCCGAATGAACTGGTCTATACCCATGGCTACTACGCGGCCCTGTCGCCCGGCGTGATCGCTACCGCGCTCGAATCGCGCGGGTTGCGCACCCCGGACCTGCAGGCGCCACTGTGCTATTTCGAGCTGGGCATGGGCTTCGGGGTTTCGCTGCTCGCCAACGCGGCCAGCTTCCCGCACATGCGCTTCTTCGGCAACGACTTCAATCCGGCCCACGTGGCCTATGCGCGCGACCTGGCCCGCGATGCGGGGCTCGGCAATGTGGACGTGTTCGAAGACGGCTTCGAGGAACTGCTCGACCGCGACCTGCCCGCCATGGACATCATCGTGATGCACGGGGTGTATTCCTGGGTTTCGCCCGCGCTGCGCCAGGCGATCGTGCGGTTCGTCGAGCGCCGGCTGAAGCCCGGCGGCGTGGTGTACGTGAGCTACAACGCGCTGCCCGGCTGGGCACCGCTGCTGCCCCTGCGCGAGCTGTTCCACCTGCATGCCGCGCATGTGGCCGCGCCCGATGCCGATGCGGCCGGGCAGTTGCAGGGCGCGCTGGATTTCATCCACTCGCTCTCTGCCTGCGGCCAGGGCTACCTGCAATCCCACCCGGCCGTGCAGGAGCGGCTGCAGCACGCGCAGGCCGAAGGCCCCAACTACGCCCTGCACGAATACGTGGGGCCGGACTCGCACCCGCTTTACTTCCACCAGGTGGCGAGCGAATTCGCCCCCCTGGGCCTTACTTTCGCCGCCCCGGCCGTGCTGGCCGAGCAGGTGGATTCGGCCTGCCTGTCCGACGGGTTGCGCGACCTCCTGGCATCGACCGCCGACCCCGTACTGCGGGAAACCCTGCGCGACTACGGCCTGGACCGCTCCTTCCGGCGGGATCTGTTCGTGCGCGGCCCCGCGGCGCTCTCCCCGGCCGATCAGGCGGCCCGCCTCCTGGAGCGCGAGTGGGTTCTCGCCGTGCAGCGCGAGGCCGTGCCGCAGTGCGCCGCCCGCGATCTGGTGGCCCAGCGCCTGGGTGAAGGCGCATTGACCGATGTGCTGGATGCGCTCGCGGCCGCCCCGGCCCGCGTGCGCGATCTGCTGTCCCGCCCCGCCCTGGGTGGCCTGGACGGCGCCGCGTTGCATGAAGCGCTGATGCTGCTCGCGAGCAGCGACGTGGTGATGCCCGCGCTGCCCGCCGCGCTGCGCGCCACCGCGCGCGCGCCGGTCCGGGCGTTCAATGCCGCGGTGCTGGCGCGCGGCGGCAGCGATGGCACGCGGCACCTGGTTTCCGGTGCGTCCGGGCTGGCCGTGGAGTGGTCCGCTCCCGCGCTGTGGCAGATCCGCGCCGCGCAGCGGCATGCCGGCGACCCGCAGGCCATCGCCCGCGAGATGGTGGACGCCATGGGCGGGCCGGAGGTCCAGGACTTCGATGCCATGGCCGCCAGCGCGCAGCGCTACCTCGACCGGCGCGCGCCCCTGCTGCGCCGGCTGGAGGTGCTGTGA
- the sctC gene encoding type III secretion system outer membrane ring subunit SctC, whose product MKPTHPAPRPRHAIAGLPGNVLAAAAISLGLASLPLSSTAAQGMPLKLSASLSTLPSTEASVAVIVPAVDTPSAAPQAAPAETSRKPGAKRMSYHAMAASSFSSAGAMPAAAGSNPPAAWAPPVASPIAVPPSIAPRTLETLTPVSRAAEANWGRGRFVYRAESKRLADVLQDFAASQGIPAVVADGVDGIVNANFDAKPREFLDSVARAYNMLWYHDGSALYFYPGRAIQSRMFRIKGFSREQLTGMLQSLDVGDKRYPIRFDAASSTLYVSGPPRHVELVSSALEALDAGVTESAERTVRVYPLQFASASDRSMGDSTVPGVAATLRKLYGKDDGDGLAASRATTADTIEKIQQQTRKKMSAYVPVPSANQFLPPLPRANPAEGQRPPEAVSSSGAGASQKPEEAPPRFEADEGTNSVVVYGRADRMDEYEALIRRLDQRPQLVELEATIIEVNSDSVDALGVNWSMRAGTSTLSTNLPGPSTPAALGTIVLDAGRHLLANVNALQAQGKARILSKPSVLGVANRAAVMREKRVATVRVAGNLEANLFQIEAGTLLQMTPQVTAIDGTNNIKLTLYIEDGAFETNVVDQIPVVKKTEIRTEAHVREGESLLIGGITVETENTQDNAVPGLSKLPVVGAAFRNTERLSRRTERLFLITPRVLAQNAPSTVSSISQEVRKP is encoded by the coding sequence GTGAAGCCCACCCACCCAGCCCCTCGACCACGGCACGCGATCGCCGGCTTGCCGGGCAACGTGCTGGCCGCCGCAGCGATTTCCCTGGGCCTCGCCTCCCTGCCCCTCAGCAGCACCGCCGCTCAGGGGATGCCGCTCAAGCTCAGCGCCAGCCTCTCCACCCTGCCTTCCACGGAAGCGAGCGTGGCGGTCATCGTTCCGGCGGTGGACACGCCTTCGGCCGCGCCACAGGCGGCACCGGCGGAAACCTCCCGCAAGCCGGGAGCCAAGCGCATGTCCTACCACGCGATGGCCGCCTCCTCCTTCTCCTCCGCAGGTGCCATGCCTGCGGCGGCGGGCAGCAACCCGCCCGCGGCCTGGGCGCCGCCCGTCGCTTCGCCCATCGCGGTGCCGCCTTCCATTGCTCCGAGAACGCTCGAAACGCTGACCCCGGTTTCCCGCGCGGCGGAAGCGAACTGGGGACGCGGCCGCTTCGTCTACCGCGCGGAGAGCAAGCGGCTCGCGGATGTCCTGCAGGACTTCGCCGCCAGCCAGGGCATTCCAGCCGTGGTGGCCGATGGCGTGGACGGCATCGTCAATGCGAATTTCGACGCCAAGCCGCGCGAGTTCCTCGACAGCGTGGCGCGCGCCTACAACATGCTCTGGTACCACGACGGATCGGCGCTGTACTTCTACCCGGGCCGCGCGATTCAGAGCCGCATGTTCCGCATCAAGGGGTTCAGCCGCGAACAGCTCACGGGCATGCTGCAATCGCTGGACGTGGGCGACAAGCGCTACCCCATCCGTTTCGATGCCGCGAGCAGCACGCTCTATGTCTCCGGGCCGCCGCGCCACGTCGAACTGGTGAGTTCCGCCCTGGAAGCCCTGGACGCCGGGGTGACCGAAAGCGCCGAGCGCACGGTGCGCGTCTACCCCCTGCAGTTCGCTTCGGCCAGCGACCGCTCGATGGGCGACTCCACGGTGCCCGGCGTGGCTGCGACGCTGCGCAAGCTCTACGGCAAGGACGACGGGGATGGCCTGGCGGCCTCCCGGGCCACCACCGCCGACACGATCGAGAAGATCCAGCAGCAGACGCGCAAGAAGATGAGCGCGTACGTGCCAGTCCCCTCGGCCAACCAGTTCCTGCCCCCGCTGCCCCGCGCGAACCCGGCCGAAGGGCAGCGCCCGCCGGAAGCGGTGTCCAGCTCCGGAGCCGGTGCTTCCCAGAAGCCTGAAGAGGCGCCGCCCCGCTTCGAGGCCGACGAGGGCACGAACTCGGTGGTGGTCTACGGCCGCGCGGACCGCATGGACGAATACGAGGCCCTCATCCGCCGGCTCGACCAGCGCCCGCAGCTGGTCGAGCTGGAGGCCACCATCATCGAGGTGAACTCCGACAGCGTGGACGCCCTGGGCGTGAACTGGTCGATGCGCGCCGGCACCAGCACGCTGAGCACCAACCTGCCGGGCCCCTCCACCCCCGCGGCGCTCGGCACCATCGTGCTCGACGCAGGCCGCCATCTGCTGGCGAACGTCAACGCCCTGCAGGCGCAGGGCAAGGCCCGGATCCTCTCCAAGCCGTCGGTGCTGGGCGTGGCCAACCGTGCGGCGGTCATGCGCGAAAAGCGCGTGGCCACCGTGCGGGTCGCGGGCAACCTCGAAGCCAACCTGTTCCAGATCGAGGCCGGAACCCTGCTGCAGATGACACCGCAGGTCACCGCGATCGACGGCACCAACAACATCAAGCTGACCCTCTACATCGAGGACGGTGCGTTCGAGACGAACGTGGTGGACCAGATCCCCGTCGTCAAGAAAACCGAGATCCGTACCGAGGCCCATGTGCGCGAGGGCGAGAGCCTGCTGATCGGCGGCATCACCGTCGAGACGGAGAACACGCAGGACAACGCCGTCCCGGGCCTCTCCAAGCTGCCCGTCGTGGGCGCCGCCTTCCGCAATACCGAGCGTCTCTCCCGCCGCACCGAGCGCCTGTTCCTGATCACGCCCCGCGTGCTCGCCCAGAACGCTCCGAGCACCGTTTCCTCGATCTCTCAAGAGGTTCGCAAGCCATGA
- the hrpD5 gene encoding HrpD5 family protein, whose product MKQLRILTGRHAGAQIDLTPTRYHISADDAADIQLLDWTAAPVVIDAGDDGMVHIAMASQGPAAAAGTLEDFAPRRFGDVVLCAGPAGAPWPADADLIGRLAQPAVAAVQTVTVKAKAVWPRVTSAVVGTALMTAALSAAVAPLGQSEAERKALTSVLPPEPLKMRVDRALAETSVAGYEVVQQGDGVLVRGLLRQPADADALRQRLSAFQGDRIVQSFASATEVAQSIADALGQPGLRIAHHGNGLFTLTGEVANLATLRQNAARVATDLAPLVRGIDVAATERPPAAHPAMSALMDVDGLQYMQTRDGVKHLSLVSGPRLASADRTNSIR is encoded by the coding sequence ATGAAGCAACTTCGTATCCTGACGGGCCGCCATGCCGGTGCCCAAATAGATTTGACTCCAACGCGCTACCACATCAGCGCGGACGACGCGGCAGATATCCAGTTGCTTGACTGGACCGCCGCCCCGGTGGTGATCGACGCTGGAGACGACGGCATGGTCCACATCGCTATGGCTTCCCAAGGCCCCGCCGCAGCGGCGGGCACGCTGGAAGATTTTGCCCCCCGGCGCTTCGGTGACGTGGTGCTGTGCGCCGGCCCCGCCGGAGCGCCCTGGCCCGCCGACGCCGACCTGATCGGCCGGCTGGCCCAACCTGCGGTCGCCGCCGTGCAGACGGTGACCGTAAAGGCCAAGGCAGTGTGGCCGCGCGTCACGTCCGCCGTGGTGGGCACGGCACTCATGACCGCCGCGCTCAGCGCCGCCGTGGCGCCGCTGGGGCAGAGCGAGGCAGAGCGCAAGGCGCTTACCTCGGTGCTCCCGCCGGAACCCCTCAAGATGCGCGTGGACCGCGCGCTGGCGGAGACCTCCGTGGCAGGCTACGAGGTGGTGCAACAGGGCGATGGCGTCCTGGTGCGCGGCCTGCTGCGCCAGCCCGCAGATGCCGACGCGCTGCGCCAGCGGCTGTCGGCCTTCCAGGGTGACCGCATCGTGCAGTCGTTCGCATCGGCCACCGAAGTCGCACAGAGCATCGCCGATGCCCTGGGCCAGCCGGGCCTGCGCATCGCGCACCACGGCAATGGCCTCTTCACGCTCACCGGGGAAGTGGCGAACCTGGCCACGCTGCGCCAGAACGCCGCCCGCGTCGCCACCGACCTGGCACCGCTCGTGCGCGGCATCGATGTCGCTGCCACGGAGCGTCCCCCCGCTGCCCATCCCGCAATGAGCGCGCTGATGGACGTCGACGGCCTGCAGTACATGCAGACGCGCGACGGCGTGAAGCATCTCTCCCTCGTGTCCGGACCGCGGCTCGCCTCGGCCGACCGGACGAACTCCATCCGCTAA
- a CDS encoding HrpB1 family type III secretion system apparatus protein translates to MTPQLSRREVVAGLIQLATKAIEHLHTDDAADILQGARILRPRMVELDLVEGWICIQRGEVHECLRLMRNVENSPTHWGMAKALMAQCQFFLKDPTWEASADEVLAGCKDPTALYLIQRLTARRPGSTAPAAEETAPPAAVAETAAPQPELQRRKFQPVDPLTNPFVFQLRA, encoded by the coding sequence ATGACCCCCCAGCTCTCACGGCGAGAAGTGGTGGCAGGCCTCATCCAGTTGGCAACGAAAGCCATCGAGCATCTGCACACCGACGATGCGGCCGACATCCTCCAAGGAGCACGCATCCTGCGCCCGCGCATGGTCGAGCTGGATCTCGTGGAAGGATGGATCTGCATTCAGCGAGGCGAAGTCCACGAATGCCTTCGCCTCATGCGCAACGTGGAAAACAGCCCCACGCACTGGGGCATGGCCAAGGCCCTGATGGCCCAGTGCCAGTTCTTCCTGAAAGACCCCACGTGGGAAGCCAGCGCCGATGAAGTCCTGGCAGGGTGCAAGGACCCGACCGCGCTCTACCTCATCCAGCGGCTGACCGCGCGGCGCCCCGGCAGCACCGCCCCCGCCGCCGAAGAGACCGCCCCGCCAGCGGCCGTGGCCGAGACCGCGGCACCGCAGCCAGAACTGCAGCGGCGCAAATTCCAGCCGGTGGATCCCTTGACCAACCCCTTCGTATTCCAGTTGCGCGCCTGA
- a CDS encoding type III secretion protein, with protein sequence MNALQLPVFPTPAIETGAASASPMSALAEKFARMMEGSQGTQQAPLSEMSPDSTIGNALLHQDESMRKTLQDMHALAHAQKDGSLSDIDLTSRQVELMYRVSGMQFQFHAMVYLAQSSKSGIQTLMRNQ encoded by the coding sequence ATGAACGCCCTCCAACTGCCCGTCTTCCCGACCCCGGCCATCGAAACCGGCGCGGCTTCGGCCTCCCCCATGAGCGCACTGGCGGAGAAGTTCGCTCGCATGATGGAAGGCTCGCAAGGCACCCAGCAGGCACCGCTGTCCGAAATGTCCCCGGATTCCACCATCGGCAATGCCCTGCTCCACCAGGACGAGTCGATGCGCAAGACCCTGCAGGACATGCATGCGCTCGCCCATGCGCAGAAGGACGGGTCGCTGAGCGACATCGACCTCACGTCCCGCCAGGTCGAACTCATGTACCGGGTGTCCGGCATGCAGTTCCAGTTCCACGCCATGGTCTACCTCGCACAGAGCAGCAAGAGCGGTATCCAGACGCTCATGCGCAACCAATGA
- the sctJ gene encoding type III secretion system inner membrane ring lipoprotein SctJ, with the protein MTSALIPLPSFRATLPLHRWLAALLVLLALTGCKSDLYTKQTETDANDMVAALLESGIDAGKATSDAGKTWNVQVEKDDVVRSLAVLRSYGLPRERHVTLGEMFKKEGLISTPTEERVRFIYGVAQQLEATLSQIDGVVTARVHIVLPNNDPLASTVKPASASVFIKYRESANLAGLTAGIKNMVARSVEGLAYENVTVTLVPGMPIAPAPPAEASRAGLWAALAAALLLALGGAGSWIAWKRPGWLPAALRRKDGSAGETPPTAALPATAAVPEGLAG; encoded by the coding sequence ATGACTTCCGCTCTGATCCCCCTCCCTTCCTTCCGCGCCACGCTGCCTCTGCACCGCTGGCTGGCAGCTTTGCTCGTGCTCCTGGCCCTCACGGGCTGCAAGTCCGATCTCTACACGAAACAGACCGAGACCGACGCCAACGACATGGTGGCGGCCCTTCTCGAGAGCGGCATCGACGCCGGCAAGGCGACGTCCGACGCCGGCAAGACCTGGAACGTGCAGGTCGAGAAAGACGACGTCGTGAGGTCGCTGGCCGTGCTGCGCTCCTATGGCCTGCCGCGCGAGCGCCACGTCACCCTGGGTGAAATGTTCAAGAAGGAAGGCCTGATCTCCACGCCCACGGAAGAGCGCGTGCGCTTCATCTACGGCGTGGCGCAGCAGTTGGAGGCCACGCTCTCGCAGATCGACGGCGTGGTCACCGCGCGCGTGCACATCGTGCTGCCCAACAACGACCCGCTCGCCTCGACCGTGAAGCCTGCGAGCGCATCGGTTTTCATCAAGTACCGGGAAAGCGCGAACCTGGCCGGCCTGACCGCCGGCATCAAGAACATGGTGGCCCGGAGCGTGGAAGGGCTGGCCTACGAGAACGTGACGGTCACGCTGGTTCCCGGCATGCCCATCGCGCCGGCACCGCCAGCGGAGGCTTCGCGCGCAGGCCTGTGGGCTGCCCTGGCTGCGGCCTTGCTGCTGGCCCTGGGCGGCGCCGGGAGCTGGATTGCATGGAAGCGCCCGGGATGGCTGCCGGCCGCACTGCGGCGCAAGGACGGCTCCGCGGGCGAAACCCCACCCACCGCGGCATTGCCCGCCACGGCAGCCGTGCCGGAAGGGTTGGCAGGATGA
- a CDS encoding type III secretion protein HrpB4, whose protein sequence is MSRAQELAQLARELQARIDALPAHIDPSWRVPAGLAGAGTTDAADLPLQVRGAVSHAWYAQHCGPLPALEHLEGSGARLALLDRNALLAQLCALALLGRPGVLRCCVQRSARTALQQTLGPAYAPLRARDGGPAVSAEVAGWPPMAWSWVGYRELVRAGAWPHRGLRRMVRLALPASRAGAPAPRQVPRATAAAHERLKTLETLFARRATC, encoded by the coding sequence ATGAGCCGCGCGCAAGAACTCGCGCAGCTGGCCCGCGAGCTCCAGGCCCGCATCGACGCGCTGCCGGCCCACATCGACCCCAGCTGGCGCGTTCCTGCCGGGCTGGCGGGCGCGGGCACGACGGATGCAGCAGACCTGCCGCTCCAGGTGCGCGGGGCCGTCTCGCACGCCTGGTACGCACAGCACTGCGGACCCCTGCCTGCGCTGGAACACCTGGAGGGCAGCGGTGCGCGGTTGGCCTTGCTGGACCGCAACGCACTCCTGGCCCAGCTCTGCGCACTGGCCCTGCTGGGCCGCCCGGGCGTATTGCGGTGTTGCGTACAGCGCAGCGCCCGCACGGCGCTGCAGCAGACACTGGGCCCCGCCTATGCGCCCCTGCGGGCCCGCGACGGTGGCCCTGCGGTATCGGCCGAGGTGGCCGGCTGGCCGCCGATGGCATGGTCATGGGTAGGCTACCGGGAACTGGTCCGCGCAGGCGCCTGGCCGCACCGCGGGCTGCGCCGCATGGTGAGGCTCGCCCTGCCCGCATCGCGCGCCGGCGCCCCGGCACCGCGCCAGGTGCCTCGGGCAACCGCCGCCGCCCATGAGCGCCTGAAAACACTCGAAACACTGTTCGCCAGGAGGGCCACATGCTGA
- the sctL gene encoding type III secretion system stator protein SctL, which translates to MLIWSSPRGASLQAAAGILRAHEFDTATEAVAVLESARTECEGLFARAQLEAADLLEAARAEAAAINAQATNEAHDLLEQAREEAVALAERAHAEASEEAASAWHARFAELQASHSEAMARMERRLALVVATAVERMVHAEPREALLRRALSTMRDTLRDAGTARLRVHPADLAAARSALSVLDGDTEAPRVQVEADPGLAPGSSVFDADIGRLDTSLAVQLAGLRGALERAVRYALDAPLPDEDDSDDDGLYGEEQESAAHPASPRHGAGPEHDAVAHPAPKIHDGDGDGDGDGDGDGMDAEVTVAYARRLDGEGNATSTEHDDD; encoded by the coding sequence ATGCTGATCTGGTCTTCACCCCGGGGGGCCAGCCTGCAGGCGGCTGCAGGCATTCTGCGCGCCCATGAATTCGACACCGCCACCGAGGCCGTGGCCGTGCTGGAAAGCGCGCGCACGGAGTGCGAGGGGCTTTTCGCACGCGCCCAGCTCGAAGCCGCCGATCTGCTCGAAGCCGCGCGCGCCGAGGCGGCGGCGATCAACGCGCAGGCCACCAACGAAGCGCACGATCTGCTGGAGCAGGCGCGCGAAGAGGCGGTTGCGCTGGCAGAACGCGCCCATGCGGAGGCTTCGGAAGAAGCAGCGAGTGCGTGGCACGCGCGGTTCGCCGAACTCCAGGCCTCGCACAGTGAAGCCATGGCCCGCATGGAACGCCGGCTTGCGCTGGTGGTGGCCACCGCCGTGGAACGGATGGTCCATGCCGAACCGCGCGAAGCGCTGCTGCGCCGCGCGCTCTCGACCATGCGCGACACGCTCCGCGATGCCGGCACAGCCCGGCTGCGCGTCCATCCCGCCGACCTGGCCGCTGCCCGGTCCGCCCTCTCGGTGCTGGACGGCGACACCGAAGCACCGCGCGTGCAGGTGGAAGCCGACCCCGGCCTGGCCCCCGGCAGCAGCGTGTTCGATGCCGACATCGGCCGCCTCGACACCAGCCTGGCGGTACAGCTGGCCGGCCTGCGCGGCGCACTCGAACGCGCGGTGCGCTACGCGCTCGACGCCCCGCTGCCGGACGAGGACGATAGTGACGACGACGGCCTGTATGGCGAGGAACAGGAGTCCGCAGCGCACCCCGCTTCGCCCCGGCATGGCGCCGGGCCCGAACACGACGCTGTGGCCCATCCCGCGCCGAAGATCCACGATGGCGATGGCGATGGCGATGGCGATGGCGATGGCGATGGCATGGACGCGGAGGTGACCGTGGCCTATGCCCGGCGCCTCGATGGCGAAGGCAATGCAACTTCCACGGAACACGACGATGACTGA
- the sctN gene encoding type III secretion system ATPase SctN: MTELSRIAKWMEREVASAPLVRRSGKVVEVIGTLMRVTGLDAKLGELCHVLDEHGDLLQAAEVVGFANGQSILSPFGSILGVRGGSAVVGLGEVLSVPVGPRLLGRVIDSLGQPIDGKGPLNCTETRPVFALPPTPMEREMIEHPLPTGVKAIDGLLTLGEGQRMGIFAPAGVGKSTLMGMLARGTQCDISVIALIGERGREVREFVEFILGEEGMARSVVVCATSDRSSSERAKAAHVATAVAEYYRDQGLKVLLMMDSLTRFARAQREIGLAAGEPPARRGFPPSVFAEIPRLLERAGMGARGSITALYTVLYEDESGNDPISEEVRGILDGHMILSRKIAARNQYPAIDVLGSLSRVMSQIVPKDHQQAGGRFRQLMAKYEEIEPLVQMGEYKPGNDPLADEAMEKYEEIRAFLNQSTADLWDFDRSVDTLAGISG; the protein is encoded by the coding sequence ATGACTGAACTCTCCCGGATAGCAAAGTGGATGGAGCGAGAAGTCGCCTCCGCGCCGCTCGTTCGCCGCAGTGGCAAGGTGGTGGAGGTGATCGGTACGCTGATGCGCGTGACCGGCCTGGATGCCAAGCTGGGCGAACTCTGCCACGTGCTCGACGAGCATGGCGACCTGCTGCAGGCCGCGGAAGTCGTGGGCTTCGCCAACGGCCAGAGCATCCTTTCTCCGTTCGGCTCCATCCTGGGCGTGCGCGGCGGATCGGCTGTGGTGGGACTGGGCGAGGTGCTGTCCGTGCCCGTCGGGCCGCGCCTGCTGGGCCGCGTGATCGATAGCCTGGGCCAGCCCATCGACGGCAAGGGGCCGCTGAACTGCACGGAGACACGGCCCGTGTTCGCGCTTCCGCCCACGCCGATGGAGCGCGAGATGATCGAACACCCCCTGCCCACGGGCGTGAAGGCCATCGATGGCCTCCTCACCCTCGGCGAAGGGCAGCGCATGGGCATCTTCGCGCCGGCCGGCGTCGGCAAGAGCACCTTGATGGGCATGCTGGCGCGCGGCACGCAGTGCGACATCAGCGTGATCGCGCTCATCGGCGAACGCGGCCGCGAAGTGCGGGAGTTCGTGGAGTTCATCCTCGGCGAGGAAGGCATGGCCCGGTCGGTGGTCGTGTGTGCCACATCGGACCGGTCTTCCAGCGAGCGTGCCAAGGCCGCCCACGTGGCCACGGCCGTGGCCGAGTACTACCGCGACCAGGGCCTGAAAGTGCTCTTGATGATGGATTCGCTCACCCGCTTTGCGCGGGCGCAGCGCGAGATCGGGCTGGCAGCCGGAGAGCCTCCGGCACGCCGCGGCTTTCCGCCGTCGGTGTTCGCCGAGATCCCCCGGTTGCTCGAACGCGCCGGCATGGGCGCGCGCGGCTCCATCACCGCGCTCTACACCGTGCTGTACGAGGACGAGAGCGGCAACGACCCCATTTCCGAAGAAGTGCGAGGGATCCTGGACGGCCACATGATCCTGTCGCGCAAGATCGCGGCACGCAACCAGTACCCCGCCATCGACGTGCTGGGCAGCCTGTCGCGCGTGATGTCGCAGATCGTTCCCAAGGACCACCAGCAGGCCGGTGGCAGGTTCCGCCAGCTCATGGCCAAGTACGAAGAGATCGAACCCCTCGTGCAGATGGGCGAATACAAGCCTGGCAACGATCCGCTGGCCGACGAGGCCATGGAGAAGTACGAGGAGATCCGGGCTTTTCTCAACCAGTCCACCGCGGACCTGTGGGACTTCGACCGGTCCGTCGACACGCTGGCCGGCATCTCCGGCTGA